The Oceanotoga teriensis genome has a window encoding:
- a CDS encoding zinc metallopeptidase — MLFWDPTFLILVPAILLSLWAQITVKSTFDKFSRKRSSLGENGAQFARRLLDSLGLFDVKVERVTGFLSDHYDPQNKVLRLSDATYNSFSVAALGVVAHEVGHAVQDQKSYKPLVLRNLSVPFANFGGNLSWIIFIIGLIFSTPTLLYAGIILFSFVVLFSLITLPVEFDASNRAIKVLPMVGMSSEEVVMVKKVLTAAAMTYVAAAFMSIMQLVRMLFLAQNRD, encoded by the coding sequence ATGTTATTTTGGGACCCAACTTTTTTAATATTAGTTCCAGCAATTTTGCTTTCTTTATGGGCTCAAATTACCGTAAAGAGTACTTTTGATAAATTCTCAAGAAAGAGATCTTCTTTAGGAGAGAATGGAGCACAATTTGCAAGAAGACTTCTTGATTCTTTAGGTCTTTTCGATGTAAAAGTTGAAAGAGTAACAGGTTTTTTATCTGATCATTATGATCCACAAAATAAAGTTCTAAGGCTTTCTGATGCTACTTATAATTCTTTTTCTGTAGCTGCTTTAGGCGTTGTTGCTCATGAAGTTGGACATGCTGTTCAAGATCAAAAATCTTATAAACCTTTAGTATTGAGGAACCTTTCTGTTCCTTTCGCAAATTTTGGCGGTAATTTATCTTGGATTATATTTATAATAGGTTTAATTTTTTCTACCCCTACACTTTTATATGCTGGTATAATATTGTTTTCTTTTGTTGTTTTATTTTCATTGATAACTTTACCAGTTGAATTTGATGCAAGTAATAGAGCCATTAAAGTTTTACCTATGGTTGGAATGTCTTCTGAAGAAGTTGTTATGGTAAAAAAAGTTTTAACTGCTGCTGCGATGACTTATGTTGCTGCCGCTTTTATGTCAATTATGCAATTGGTTAGAATGCTATTTTTAGCTCAAAATAGGGATTAA
- the ychF gene encoding redox-regulated ATPase YchF yields MLKIGLVGLPNVGKSTLFNALSKQQVPAENYPFCTVEPNISIIEYKDFRLDKVSKLYNSAKKVNPTIQFVDIAGLVKGASNGEGLGNQFLDHISKVDAIAHVLRSFEDDNITHVSGKVDPIFDAEIIDFELIQKDLSTVQKRYEKTFKLARAGDKEARKEIEILEQIKGHLENTKPIRNFKKNERDEETQKIIDELFLLSEKPIIYVANIDDSENSKQLSKKIKEYSEEMESDYIEIPSKIISDINQMDEDDKEIFMEEFGIKNDILDDFILECKKLLKQITFITANENESKSWNINEGTTIYEAAGKIHTDIQKGFIKAEIINYQNLKELENLKIAKEKGIISIHGKEYILQEGDVIYIHFH; encoded by the coding sequence ATGTTAAAAATAGGATTAGTTGGTTTACCAAATGTAGGAAAATCAACTTTATTTAATGCATTATCCAAACAACAAGTTCCAGCTGAAAACTATCCTTTTTGCACTGTAGAGCCAAATATATCAATAATAGAATATAAAGACTTCAGATTAGACAAAGTCTCTAAACTCTATAATTCTGCAAAAAAAGTAAATCCAACTATTCAATTTGTAGATATTGCAGGATTGGTTAAAGGTGCTTCCAATGGAGAGGGCCTTGGAAATCAATTCTTAGATCATATAAGTAAAGTAGATGCTATAGCTCATGTGCTTAGATCTTTTGAAGATGATAATATAACTCATGTATCAGGAAAAGTAGATCCAATTTTTGATGCTGAAATAATAGATTTTGAGTTAATACAAAAAGATCTTAGCACAGTTCAAAAAAGATACGAAAAAACCTTTAAATTAGCAAGAGCTGGAGACAAAGAAGCAAGAAAAGAAATCGAAATATTAGAACAGATAAAAGGACATTTAGAAAATACTAAACCTATAAGAAATTTTAAAAAGAATGAAAGAGATGAAGAAACCCAAAAAATAATAGATGAATTATTTTTATTAAGTGAAAAACCTATAATTTATGTTGCAAATATAGATGATTCAGAAAATTCTAAACAACTATCTAAAAAAATAAAAGAATACTCCGAAGAAATGGAATCTGATTATATTGAAATCCCATCAAAAATAATATCAGACATAAATCAAATGGATGAAGATGATAAAGAAATTTTTATGGAAGAATTTGGAATTAAGAATGACATATTAGATGATTTTATATTAGAATGTAAAAAATTATTAAAACAAATTACTTTTATAACAGCGAATGAAAATGAAAGTAAATCTTGGAATATAAATGAAGGTACAACGATATATGAAGCCGCTGGAAAAATACATACGGATATACAAAAAGGGTTCATAAAAGCTGAAATAATAAATTATCAAAATCTAAAAGAACTTGAAAATTTAAAAATTGCTAAAGAAAAAGGAATAATATCAATACATGGGAAAGAATATATATTGCAAGAAGGCGATGTAATATATATACATTTCCACTGA
- the rlmN gene encoding 23S rRNA (adenine(2503)-C(2))-methyltransferase RlmN — protein sequence MKKNLLDMDYQELNYFITEEMGFQKFRTSQIADWIYQKHIFTFDEMTNLSIDQRASLKEKAEIFLPEIFDIQKSRIDDTTKFLFKLNDGNLVESVILYYPNRIAACISSQVGCALKCSFCNTGKLGFTRDMSSGEIVGQVLAMEKYLNSNINNIVYMGMGEPLLNYKNVIKSIYNLNDKKMKNLGARHITISTSGIADKIEELGNLNIEIRLSVSLHASTNIQRDKIMPINSKYPVEQVLQACKTYQDRSNKRVTFEYIAIKGFNDSADDAENLANVLSGIKSMVNIIPVNPNPSGYERPSKRFLDAFAEILRSRGIDTVVRAEKGTDIDAACGQLKGKYSK from the coding sequence ATGAAGAAAAATTTATTAGATATGGATTATCAAGAATTAAATTATTTTATAACTGAAGAGATGGGTTTTCAAAAATTCAGAACTTCACAAATAGCAGATTGGATTTATCAAAAACATATTTTCACTTTTGATGAAATGACTAATCTTTCAATAGATCAAAGAGCTTCTTTAAAAGAAAAAGCAGAAATTTTTTTGCCTGAAATATTTGATATTCAGAAATCAAGAATAGATGATACTACTAAATTTTTATTTAAGCTTAATGATGGTAATCTTGTTGAATCTGTTATTTTATATTATCCAAATAGAATAGCTGCTTGTATTTCTTCTCAAGTAGGGTGTGCATTAAAATGTTCTTTTTGTAATACAGGTAAATTAGGTTTTACAAGAGATATGTCTTCTGGAGAAATAGTTGGACAAGTTTTAGCTATGGAAAAATATCTTAACAGTAATATTAATAATATTGTTTATATGGGTATGGGTGAACCTTTATTAAATTATAAAAATGTAATAAAATCGATTTATAATTTAAATGATAAAAAAATGAAAAATTTAGGAGCAAGACATATTACTATTTCAACTTCTGGAATAGCAGATAAAATAGAAGAACTTGGTAATTTGAATATAGAAATAAGACTTTCTGTTTCTTTACATGCTTCTACAAATATACAAAGAGATAAAATTATGCCAATTAATTCTAAATATCCTGTAGAACAGGTTTTACAGGCTTGTAAGACTTATCAAGATAGATCTAATAAAAGAGTTACGTTTGAATATATTGCAATAAAAGGGTTTAATGATTCTGCAGATGATGCTGAAAATCTTGCCAATGTTTTATCAGGTATAAAATCTATGGTTAATATAATACCAGTTAATCCAAATCCTTCTGGTTATGAAAGACCTTCTAAAAGATTTTTAGATGCTTTTGCTGAAATATTGAGAAGTAGAGGTATTGATACAGTTGTTAGAGCGGAAAAAGGAACAGATATAGATGCTGCATGCGGTCAATTAAAAGGTAAATATTCTAAATGA
- the guaA gene encoding glutamine-hydrolyzing GMP synthase, producing the protein MKKILVIDFGSQYTQLLARRIRELGVYSHVVQYDENPDLEEVSGIILSGGPDSVYAEDSPEIPQYVFQKEIPVLGVCYGMQSLAKIFNGEVRKEKVAEYGRTTIHVEKQNKLFSKIPEEFTTWMSHGDSVVKVPENAEILAKTENGLIAAFHFLDKPFYAIQYHPEVRHSEFGTEVLENFIIDICQTPNDWSLKDFIEHKIEEIKEQVGDEKVIIALSGGVDSSVAAVLINKAIGKNLKAVFVDHGLLRLNEPEDVRRIFREIMGLDLTVVNAQERFLNKLKNIEDPEKKRKIIGEEFIRVFEEEAKKSGDVKYLAQGTIYSDVIESAASGKKTSKIKSHHNVGGLPEKMDLKIIEPLRELFKDEVRAVGEILGIPKHILYRHPFPGPGLSIRVIGGITQEKLEILKKVDNIFIETLKEKNWYDKVWQAFAVLTPVKTVGVTGDTRKYENVISLRAVDSVEGMTADWSRIPFDILDLASTRITNGVDGVGRVVYDITSKPPSTIEWE; encoded by the coding sequence ATGAAAAAGATTCTTGTGATTGATTTTGGTTCTCAGTATACACAACTTCTTGCAAGAAGAATAAGAGAATTAGGGGTTTATTCTCATGTTGTACAATATGATGAAAATCCAGATTTAGAAGAAGTTAGTGGAATAATACTATCGGGTGGACCTGATTCTGTGTATGCTGAAGACTCTCCAGAAATACCTCAATATGTTTTTCAAAAAGAAATACCTGTACTTGGGGTATGTTATGGAATGCAATCTCTAGCTAAAATTTTTAATGGAGAAGTTAGAAAAGAAAAAGTTGCAGAATATGGAAGAACAACAATACATGTAGAAAAACAAAATAAATTATTTTCAAAAATACCTGAAGAATTCACTACTTGGATGAGCCATGGAGATTCAGTTGTAAAAGTTCCAGAAAATGCAGAAATATTAGCTAAAACAGAAAATGGATTAATAGCAGCTTTTCATTTCCTTGACAAACCATTCTATGCAATACAATATCATCCAGAAGTTAGGCACAGTGAATTTGGAACAGAAGTATTAGAAAATTTTATAATAGATATATGTCAAACGCCAAATGACTGGTCATTAAAAGATTTTATAGAGCATAAAATAGAAGAAATAAAAGAACAAGTTGGAGATGAAAAAGTAATAATAGCTCTTTCTGGTGGAGTAGACTCTTCAGTAGCAGCTGTTTTAATAAACAAAGCAATAGGAAAAAATTTAAAAGCAGTTTTTGTTGATCATGGACTATTGAGATTAAATGAACCAGAGGATGTAAGAAGAATATTTAGAGAAATAATGGGACTTGATTTGACAGTTGTAAATGCCCAAGAAAGATTCTTAAATAAATTAAAGAATATTGAAGATCCAGAGAAAAAAAGAAAAATAATAGGTGAAGAATTCATAAGAGTTTTTGAAGAAGAAGCTAAAAAATCAGGAGATGTAAAATATCTTGCCCAAGGAACAATATATTCAGATGTAATAGAAAGTGCGGCTTCAGGTAAAAAAACATCAAAAATAAAATCACATCACAATGTTGGTGGATTACCAGAAAAAATGGATTTAAAAATAATAGAACCATTAAGAGAATTATTCAAAGATGAAGTTAGAGCAGTTGGAGAAATATTAGGAATACCTAAACACATATTATATAGACATCCATTTCCTGGACCTGGATTATCTATAAGAGTCATAGGTGGAATAACTCAAGAAAAACTTGAAATATTAAAAAAAGTTGATAATATATTTATAGAAACATTAAAAGAAAAAAATTGGTATGATAAAGTTTGGCAAGCATTCGCAGTTTTAACTCCCGTCAAAACTGTTGGAGTTACAGGGGACACAAGAAAATACGAAAATGTAATATCTTTAAGAGCAGTTGATTCTGTAGAAGGAATGACTGCAGATTGGAGTAGAATACCATTTGATATACTTGATCTTGCATCCACAAGAATAACAAATGGTGTAGACGGTGTTGGAAGAGTAGTTTATGATATAACAAGTAAACCACCTTCAACAATTGAGTGGGAATAA
- a CDS encoding nucleotidyltransferase, translating into MKVLGLIVEYNPFHNGHKYHIKQAKKIVNPDYTVAVMSGNFVQRGEPAIIDKYARTEIALQNGIDLLLELPFVYSIQDAGGFALGSIGTLHRSKVVTDIIFGSESGDIEIMNEIAHILLYQPGKFKKYIKYHLKEGHSYPNARKKALYDYFEKDDKKDIIYKIIEKSNDILGIEYLKNSKLYNTNIHLNCIKRKSADYNEENYTGEISSATAIRKIILDENYKLLEKTIPETSYQKILQEINDGKGPISYENMRDIILYKTRITPKEELIKIYGVKEGLEKRIIESAQRSSDLSELLANIKTKRFTYTRIKRTILNIIFDITDEKIQKFNEYGPQYIRVLGFNKKGKELLNQMKNKVKLPIITTPSRYIKILNEIRKKELSEDIIVHSDMFLEQFNYDIKASEIYSLLYQNKENSKKYNELTRQIIIK; encoded by the coding sequence ATGAAAGTATTAGGTTTGATAGTTGAATACAATCCATTTCATAATGGCCATAAATATCATATAAAACAAGCTAAAAAAATAGTCAACCCTGACTATACGGTTGCTGTTATGAGTGGTAATTTTGTTCAAAGAGGAGAACCTGCAATTATAGACAAATATGCAAGAACTGAAATAGCATTACAAAATGGAATAGATCTTTTATTAGAATTACCATTTGTATATTCAATACAAGATGCAGGAGGTTTTGCTCTTGGTTCAATAGGAACACTTCATAGAAGTAAAGTAGTTACGGATATAATATTTGGAAGTGAATCTGGTGATATAGAAATAATGAATGAAATAGCTCATATACTCTTATATCAACCGGGAAAATTTAAAAAATATATAAAATATCATTTGAAAGAAGGTCATTCATATCCAAACGCAAGGAAAAAAGCTTTATATGATTACTTTGAAAAAGATGATAAAAAAGATATAATATATAAAATAATAGAAAAATCCAATGATATACTTGGGATAGAATACTTAAAAAATTCCAAATTATACAATACAAATATTCACTTAAACTGTATAAAAAGAAAAAGTGCTGATTATAATGAAGAAAATTATACAGGAGAAATATCCTCTGCTACAGCAATAAGAAAAATAATATTAGATGAAAATTATAAACTTTTAGAAAAAACAATACCAGAAACCTCCTATCAAAAAATTCTTCAAGAAATAAATGATGGCAAAGGTCCTATAAGTTATGAAAATATGAGAGATATAATATTATACAAAACAAGGATAACTCCGAAAGAAGAATTAATAAAAATATATGGAGTAAAAGAAGGACTTGAAAAAAGAATAATAGAATCTGCTCAAAGAAGTTCAGATCTATCTGAATTGCTTGCAAATATAAAAACAAAGAGATTTACTTATACCAGAATAAAAAGAACAATCTTAAATATAATATTTGATATAACAGATGAAAAAATTCAAAAATTCAATGAATATGGACCTCAATATATAAGAGTACTTGGATTCAATAAAAAAGGTAAAGAACTCTTAAATCAAATGAAAAACAAAGTTAAATTACCAATAATCACTACTCCATCAAGATATATAAAAATATTAAATGAAATCAGAAAAAAAGAATTAAGCGAAGATATAATAGTACATTCAGATATGTTTTTAGAACAATTTAACTATGATATAAAAGCTTCAGAAATATACTCGCTTTTATATCAAAATAAAGAGAATTCAAAAAAATATAATGAATTAACCAGACAAATTATAATAAAGTAG
- a CDS encoding class I SAM-dependent rRNA methyltransferase, producing MIINLKKDIKSRILNGHPWIYSNEILNDVDVVDGDIVDVFYNKNFVGKGYYNSNSLIRIRLLTKKNETIDFDFFKNKILRAKNYRENLLNFSDSYRLIFGEADGLPGLIVDKFNDYLVIQVNTLGIFKYKFDILKALIEIFNPKGIYEKDDEKSSKIEGFDYYDRWVHGNGPDLLEFELNNIKFFSDLKGQKTGFFLDQRLNALNFMTFCKDKNVLDAFSYTGNFGIHALCGGANHVTFVDFSERALEVLELILKNNNISSNRYDLIHSNAFDYLRMMDESGKMFDITSIDPPSLAKSRKSKPNAFRGYKEINLRALKITKNGGLLNTSSCTQIIYPEEFFKTIFEAAENTNKSLKLINKGVQSPDHPVCTNIFETEYLKNYLFYVEDINNY from the coding sequence ATGATTATTAATTTAAAAAAAGATATTAAATCAAGAATTTTAAATGGACATCCATGGATTTATTCTAATGAAATTTTGAATGATGTAGATGTTGTAGATGGCGATATTGTTGATGTTTTCTATAATAAGAATTTTGTGGGAAAAGGGTATTATAATTCAAATTCTTTGATAAGAATAAGGCTTTTAACTAAAAAAAATGAAACTATTGATTTTGATTTTTTTAAGAATAAAATCCTAAGAGCCAAAAATTATAGAGAAAATTTATTGAATTTTTCTGATTCTTACAGATTGATTTTTGGTGAAGCAGATGGATTACCAGGACTGATTGTAGATAAATTTAATGATTATTTAGTAATTCAAGTTAATACTTTAGGTATTTTTAAGTATAAATTTGACATTTTAAAGGCCTTAATAGAAATTTTTAATCCTAAAGGTATTTATGAAAAGGATGATGAAAAAAGTTCTAAAATTGAAGGTTTTGATTATTATGATAGATGGGTACATGGCAATGGACCTGATTTACTTGAATTTGAATTGAATAATATAAAATTTTTTAGTGATTTAAAAGGTCAAAAAACTGGATTTTTTTTAGATCAAAGATTAAATGCTTTAAATTTTATGACATTTTGTAAAGATAAAAATGTTTTAGATGCTTTTTCTTATACTGGAAATTTTGGTATACATGCATTATGTGGAGGAGCAAATCATGTTACTTTTGTTGATTTTTCGGAAAGAGCTCTTGAAGTTTTAGAATTAATTTTAAAAAATAATAATATTAGTTCTAATAGATATGATTTGATTCATTCTAATGCTTTTGATTATTTAAGAATGATGGATGAAAGCGGTAAAATGTTTGATATTACATCAATTGATCCACCTTCACTTGCAAAATCAAGGAAAAGCAAACCAAATGCATTTAGAGGGTATAAAGAGATCAATTTAAGAGCTTTAAAAATAACTAAAAATGGAGGTTTATTAAATACTTCTTCATGTACTCAAATAATTTATCCAGAAGAATTTTTTAAAACTATTTTTGAAGCTGCTGAAAATACTAATAAATCATTAAAATTAATAAATAAAGGTGTTCAATCACCCGATCATCCAGTTTGTACAAATATTTTTGAAACAGAATATCTAAAAAATTATTTGTTTTATGTAGAAGATATAAATAATTATTGA
- a CDS encoding transcription antitermination factor NusB: MVRLYAFNILKYYYKRGTLSQNDLSQAYSMLEGKDISLLNNLVYGTLRYTVKIDFYLNHLIKNFKSQPPASKTILRLGVYQLLSNFEDYAAVNETVNLVKNKKTRNFVNAVLRNFIRQKNSFKLPKNVEYSIPFDFFNYIKKNFRHNEEIFISHLMKRKKCIRVNTLLSSNENISEWLKNNEINYSIIEGLNDLFVINSEHIRLENTSLYDKGFFYIQNPSSYLASKILNPINEDTVLDACSAPGGKTSHLSQIMKNKGKIISVDNDIIRLEIVQKNVKRLGIKNVDTVLADVSTVEFDFKFDKILLDATCSATATSPVHPEVLLRANIKDSLNYQSIQRKILSNLFKHIKKNGILVYSTCTYYKMENTENMRWLTSNFDVEFIKFDSLLNSLNIEYEFDGFGYYLIPNDVFSGFYISKMKFGGF; encoded by the coding sequence ATGGTTAGATTATATGCTTTTAATATTCTTAAATATTATTATAAAAGAGGAACTCTATCACAAAATGATTTATCTCAAGCATATTCTATGCTTGAAGGTAAGGATATATCGTTATTAAATAACTTAGTTTATGGTACTTTAAGATATACTGTAAAAATTGATTTTTATTTAAATCATTTAATAAAAAATTTCAAATCACAACCCCCAGCTTCTAAAACTATTCTGAGGCTGGGAGTTTATCAGTTATTGTCTAATTTTGAAGATTATGCCGCAGTTAATGAAACTGTTAACTTAGTAAAGAACAAGAAAACAAGAAATTTTGTAAATGCCGTTTTGAGAAATTTTATAAGACAAAAAAATAGTTTTAAATTACCTAAAAATGTTGAATATTCAATTCCTTTTGATTTTTTTAATTATATTAAAAAAAATTTTAGACATAATGAGGAAATTTTTATATCTCATTTAATGAAAAGAAAGAAATGTATTAGAGTTAATACTTTATTGTCTTCTAATGAAAACATTTCTGAATGGTTGAAAAATAATGAAATTAATTATAGCATAATAGAAGGTTTAAATGATCTTTTTGTAATTAATTCTGAACATATTAGATTGGAAAACACTTCTCTTTATGATAAAGGTTTTTTCTATATTCAAAACCCTTCTTCATATTTAGCTTCAAAAATTTTAAATCCTATAAATGAAGATACTGTATTAGATGCTTGTTCTGCACCTGGTGGTAAAACATCGCATTTATCTCAAATAATGAAAAATAAAGGTAAAATAATATCTGTTGATAATGATATTATAAGATTAGAAATTGTTCAAAAAAATGTTAAAAGACTTGGTATTAAAAATGTAGATACTGTTTTGGCTGATGTTTCTACAGTTGAATTTGATTTTAAATTTGATAAAATTTTATTGGATGCTACATGTTCTGCAACTGCAACTTCACCAGTTCATCCTGAAGTTTTATTAAGAGCTAATATTAAAGATTCTTTGAATTATCAATCTATACAGAGAAAAATTTTATCTAATTTGTTTAAACATATAAAAAAGAATGGTATTTTAGTTTATTCTACATGTACTTATTATAAAATGGAAAACACAGAAAATATGAGATGGTTGACTTCTAATTTTGATGTTGAATTTATTAAATTTGATAGTCTTTTGAATAGTTTAAATATAGAATATGAGTTTGATGGTTTTGGTTATTATTTAATACCTAATGATGTATTTAGTGGTTTTTATATTTCAAAAATGAAATTTGGAGGTTTTTAA
- a CDS encoding iron-containing alcohol dehydrogenase family protein: MNFSFFNPTKVFFGIDCISNYDNHFLDIGKKALIVTGKSSAKKTGAYNDIISVLKKYNIDHVLFDDVSENPNFEIIERAKNFGIKNNVDFIIGIGGGSPMDAAKALAVLIANPDFDVEDLYNNNFDKALKIVEITTTSGTGSEVTQYSVLTDMNNNKRGFGNFKTFPYISFVDPKYTLELNFDLTLTTAVDAMSHSIEGLISNTSTDLTDLFAKKSLELIKNTLPIILSSESNLNDLSLRNDLSLASMYAGMVISQTGTVLPHVLGYGLTSNYGIRHGVATALFQLPVIRKINSENPQKLDTLYDVFYSFEDFNNFINDLNLDRYCTKLKSEDIDSFTKNALNSKHIKKTPATFTYDDIFSFYSEVCK, translated from the coding sequence ATGAATTTTTCTTTTTTTAATCCTACTAAAGTTTTTTTTGGTATAGATTGTATTTCTAATTATGATAATCATTTTTTAGATATAGGTAAAAAAGCTTTGATTGTAACTGGTAAGTCTTCTGCTAAAAAAACTGGTGCTTATAATGATATAATTTCAGTTTTAAAAAAGTATAATATAGATCATGTACTATTTGATGATGTGAGTGAAAATCCCAACTTTGAAATAATAGAAAGAGCTAAAAATTTTGGTATTAAAAATAATGTAGATTTTATAATAGGTATTGGCGGAGGAAGTCCTATGGATGCAGCTAAAGCTCTTGCTGTTTTAATAGCTAATCCTGATTTTGATGTTGAAGATCTTTATAACAATAATTTTGATAAGGCTTTGAAGATTGTAGAAATTACGACAACTTCAGGAACTGGTTCTGAAGTTACTCAATATTCTGTTCTTACGGATATGAATAACAATAAAAGAGGGTTTGGAAATTTCAAAACTTTTCCATATATTAGTTTTGTAGACCCAAAATATACTTTGGAATTAAATTTTGATTTAACTTTAACAACAGCTGTTGACGCTATGTCTCATTCAATAGAAGGTTTAATTTCAAATACTTCAACAGATTTAACTGATCTATTTGCTAAAAAATCTCTTGAATTGATTAAAAATACTTTACCAATTATTTTGAGTTCTGAAAGTAATTTAAATGATCTTTCTTTGAGAAATGATCTTTCTTTGGCTTCTATGTATGCAGGTATGGTTATTTCTCAAACAGGAACTGTTTTACCTCATGTACTTGGTTATGGTTTAACTTCTAATTATGGTATTAGACATGGTGTTGCAACGGCCTTATTTCAATTGCCTGTAATTAGAAAAATTAATTCTGAGAATCCTCAAAAATTAGATACATTATATGATGTTTTTTATTCTTTTGAAGATTTTAATAATTTTATAAATGATTTAAATTTGGATAGATATTGTACTAAACTTAAGAGTGAAGATATAGATTCATTTACTAAAAATGCTTTGAATTCAAAACACATAAAAAAAACTCCAGCTACTTTTACCTATGATGATATTTTTTCATTTTATTCGGAGGTTTGTAAATGA